The following DNA comes from Sinorhizobium mexicanum.
TTGCGCTGATGCGTTCAGCCGGAATGGCGGTGTCGGCAGCCGCCTTGCGGCTCTTTCCGCAAGCGCTTCGTTTCGTTGTGCTTTGCGGGCCGGGCAACAACGGCGGCGATGGCTATGTCGCAGCTTCGGCACTTGCGGACGGAGGTGCCGACGTGGCCGTGTTCGCGCTCGGGAATCCGGGGACGGTAAAAGGCGATGCGGCACGAGCGCTAGGCGCATGTCCACTGGCAGTGCTGCCGCTTGCCGCCTACGAACCTAATCTTGGCGACGTCGTCATCGATGCCTTGTTCGGGGCGGGGCTTACCCGCGACCTGCCGGAACAGGCGCAAGCAACCATTGCGCGGGTGAGCGAGCGCCGGATACCGGTAATCGCCGTTGATCTGCCCTCGGGTGTCGACGGGCGCACGGGAGAGATCCGCGGCGCGAGCTTCACGGCTGCGCACACCGTCACATTCATGGCACGCAAACCTGGTCACCTGCTGATGCCCGGGCGCGTGCGTTGCGGCACGCTGGAGGTGTTCGACATCGGCATCCCGGCTCGGCTGGTCAGCGAGAGAACCGGTGAGTTGCGGCTCAACACACCAGCGGCATGGGGGTTGCACGCAAGTGCTCTTGATCCGGCCACGCACAAGTACCGACGGGGCCACCTGAGTGTGCTTTCGGGCGGATCACTCTCGACTGGTGCGGCGCGCCTGTCGGCAACCGCCGGCCTTGCGGCAGGTGCCGGTCTGGTGACGCTGGCGTCACCGGCAGAAGCGCTTGCGGTCAATGCGTCCCACCTTACGGCGGTTATGCTCAGGGAAATTCAGGGCACGGAAGAGCTTGCGGCTTGGCTCAAGGACAAGCGGGTGAACGCGTTCGTGCTGGGGCCGGGCTTCGGCGTCGGCAAGCAGGCGAGGGACTTCGCCCTGATGCTGTGCGATCGGGCGCTGGTCCTCGACGCCGATGGAATGACGTCTTTCGAGAAAGACCGGACAGACCTCTTCGAACGAGCGGCCCGCGGCGAGGGGCGGTTGGTAATGACCCCGCATGAGGGCGAGTTCGCGCGACTTTTCCCCGAGATCGCCGCGGACGCCGCGCTATCCAAGATCGAAAAGGCGCAAGCTGCCGCGAGGCTGAGCCACGCGGTCATCGTTTACAAGGGACCCGACACGGTCGTCGCCGCTCCGTCGGGCC
Coding sequences within:
- a CDS encoding NAD(P)H-hydrate dehydratase, which encodes MLDALRDVLVTPAEMTAIDNAAAASGVDSFALMRSAGMAVSAAALRLFPQALRFVVLCGPGNNGGDGYVAASALADGGADVAVFALGNPGTVKGDAARALGACPLAVLPLAAYEPNLGDVVIDALFGAGLTRDLPEQAQATIARVSERRIPVIAVDLPSGVDGRTGEIRGASFTAAHTVTFMARKPGHLLMPGRVRCGTLEVFDIGIPARLVSERTGELRLNTPAAWGLHASALDPATHKYRRGHLSVLSGGSLSTGAARLSATAGLAAGAGLVTLASPAEALAVNASHLTAVMLREIQGTEELAAWLKDKRVNAFVLGPGFGVGKQARDFALMLCDRALVLDADGMTSFEKDRTDLFERAARGEGRLVMTPHEGEFARLFPEIAADAALSKIEKAQAAARLSHAVIVYKGPDTVVAAPSGRAVVNANAPPSLATAGSGDVLAGIVGAHLAQGMPAFEAAAAAVWRHGEAGTRAGRGMTAETLIECIPPLP